Proteins from one Drosophila gunungcola strain Sukarami chromosome 3R, Dgunungcola_SK_2, whole genome shotgun sequence genomic window:
- the LOC128252410 gene encoding intermembrane lipid transfer protein VPS13B isoform X3, with translation MFKLESYITPILLSYVAKYVKNFRDEDAQVSLWEGEVSFQNLDLRLEVLEEELNLPVELVSGHIHELSIQVPWTKLMSEPVKIVINTIEFVAKLPDSESKQRRASFQREQRRKSKRESVEQPDQQPKSSAAGSSSSVVNKIINNISLQCHNIILKYVEDDIVVSMNVQTLNFSSAGEDWKPTMVDIHPVSVVMRKLLQVSDLTICLDKRNTAGRIEVCQEPVLYRCTLECRVLRKYNANTVSTTSTTRIGVFTKALDINVSSLQFPMVMRLIKMLLELKPTELEEDPQNPEDQEAVAEGNDGEQSAEPSGQSMFWWAWNLLPSFDNEAPSSSCDAPTGHAFDMGIYAEELNFQLKNSEYFTDQSMGGIKRIRYTPILRISLGGLYYERTQLKECDWANVKAGLSSICMEPLGVYRSEDPVDRNLIHTQEFLDERSFIDKSLFDENYMFADRSWCSYNYEDYVARNTDEYMLFRSPVLAFDIIEYRVPKTSNHPAADGQLRDLGLRIQYRLLSAGITFHFSQSFVQNR, from the exons ATGTTCAAACTGGAGTCCTACATCACTCCAATTCTTCTGAGCTACGTGGCCAAGTACGTAAAGAACTTTCGCGATGAGGATGCCCAGGTGTCGCTGTGGGAGGGCGAGGTCAGCTTCCAGAATCTGGACCTGCGCCTGGAGGTGCTCGAGGAGGAACTCAATCTGCCGGTGGAGCTGGTCTCTGGGCACATCCACGAGCTAAGCATCCAGGTGCCCTGGACAAAGCTCATGTCCGAGCCGGTGAAGATCGTCATAAACACCATTGAGTTCGTGGCCAAGTTGCCGGACAGCGAGAGCAAGCAGCGCCGGGCCTCCTTCCAGCGGGAGCAGCGCCGGAAATCCAAGCGGGAGTCGGTGGAGCAGCCGGATCAGCAGCCTAAGAGTTCCGCAGCGGGCAGCTCCTCCAGTGTGGTCAACAAGATCATAAACAACATCAGCCTGCAGTGCCACAACATCATCTTGAAGTACGTGGAGGACGACATCGTGGTTTCCATGAATGTGCAGACCCTGAACTTCAGTTCCGCTGGCGAGGACTGGAAGCCCACCATGGTGGACATCCATCCGGTGTCCGTAGTCATGCGCAAGCTGCTGCAGGTCTCCGATCTGACCATCTGCCTGGACAAGCGGAATACCGCCGGCCGGATTGAGGTGTGCCAGGAGCCGGTGCTCTATCGTTGCACCCTGGAGTGCCGAGTGCTCCGCAAATACAACGCCAATACGGTAAGCACCACGAGCACCACACGCATTGGGGTCTTTACCAAGGCACTGGACATCAATGTGTCATCTCTGCAATTCCCCATGGTGATGAGATTAATCAAAATGCTGCTCGAACTGAAGCCAACCGAACTGGAGGAGGATCCTCAGAATCCGGAAGACCAGGAGGCAGTGGCCGAGGGAAACGACGGAGAGCAGAGTGCGGAGCCCTCTGGTCAGAGCATGTTTTGGTGGGCCTGGAACCTGCTGCCCAGTTTCGACAACGAGGCGCCTTCCTCCTCCTGCGACGCTCCTACTGGTCACGCCTTCGATATGGGCATCTACGCCGAGGAGCTGAATTTCCAACTTAAGAACTCGGAGTACTTCACCGATCAGAGCATGGGCGGCATCAAGCGAATACGGTATACGCCAATCCTGCGGATCAGTTTGGGCGGACTCTACTACGAACGTACTCAGTTAAAGGAGTGCGACTGGGCCAATGTCAAGGCGGGCCTCTCCAGCATTTGCATGGAACCGTTGGGCGTTTACCGAAGCGAAGATCCCGTTGACCGTAACTTGATCCATACCCAGGAA TTTTTAGATGAGCGCTCATTCATCGACAAGAGTCTGTTCGACGAGAACTACATGTTCGCCGATCGCTCCTGGTGCAGCTACAACTACGAGGACTACGTGGCCAGGAACACGGATGAGTACATGCTGTTCCGCAGCCCTGTGCTGGCGTTCGACATAATCGAGTACCGGGTGCCGAAGACAAGCAACCATCCCGCGGCGGATGGCCAGCTCAGAGACCTAGGACTTCGGATTCAGTATCGCTTACTGTCCGCCGGAATCACCTTCCACTTTTCGCAGTCCTTTGTGCAg AATCGGTGA
- the LOC128252410 gene encoding intermembrane lipid transfer protein VPS13B isoform X2: protein MFKLESYITPILLSYVAKYVKNFRDEDAQVSLWEGEVSFQNLDLRLEVLEEELNLPVELVSGHIHELSIQVPWTKLMSEPVKIVINTIEFVAKLPDSESKQRRASFQREQRRKSKRESVEQPDQQPKSSAAGSSSSVVNKIINNISLQCHNIILKYVEDDIVVSMNVQTLNFSSAGEDWKPTMVDIHPVSVVMRKLLQVSDLTICLDKRNTAGRIEVCQEPVLYRCTLECRVLRKYNANTVSTTSTTRIGVFTKALDINVSSLQFPMVMRLIKMLLELKPTELEEDPQNPEDQEAVAEGNDGEQSAEPSGQSMFWWAWNLLPSFDNEAPSSSCDAPTGHAFDMGIYAEELNFQLKNSEYFTDQSMGGIKRIRYTPILRISLGGLYYERTQLKECDWANVKAGLSSICMEPLGVYRSEDPVDRNLIHTQEFLDERSFIDKSLFDENYMFADRSWCSYNYEDYVARNTDEYMLFRSPVLAFDIIEYRVPKTSNHPAADGQLRDLGLRIQYRLLSAGITFHFSQSFVQVKNVISDLIRPYDYPGYHSESVKDEAGSGSVPEQENKNADMTIPDLEYLMGLVPTCNYKIELRNLVLQMYPRQQQEAASAMNHHQLTTTVKQSLLPYLQLKISLVEGTMCGPVNPLRLVQLISHLEEKPREVVNACYNCYNFNVKNLTLMILNTTSDGDRAKLLSIPRMQVNWNRLLAPHLWRKNEAALETAEIKSEIITLEFSKRELILAKRLIPLITSFNSSELCDLAHIVAHANAHSDVIKLQSLGTKLSLSYHKYHTHLAAVGSLQGIQTDAVHTKMNARNVILSTSKNANNKWLEVQLQLPLEEANTKQEKMPGTVLCLWLDPFRITTDIYLLQFLNFSDHSGKQKAKEKGL, encoded by the exons ATGTTCAAACTGGAGTCCTACATCACTCCAATTCTTCTGAGCTACGTGGCCAAGTACGTAAAGAACTTTCGCGATGAGGATGCCCAGGTGTCGCTGTGGGAGGGCGAGGTCAGCTTCCAGAATCTGGACCTGCGCCTGGAGGTGCTCGAGGAGGAACTCAATCTGCCGGTGGAGCTGGTCTCTGGGCACATCCACGAGCTAAGCATCCAGGTGCCCTGGACAAAGCTCATGTCCGAGCCGGTGAAGATCGTCATAAACACCATTGAGTTCGTGGCCAAGTTGCCGGACAGCGAGAGCAAGCAGCGCCGGGCCTCCTTCCAGCGGGAGCAGCGCCGGAAATCCAAGCGGGAGTCGGTGGAGCAGCCGGATCAGCAGCCTAAGAGTTCCGCAGCGGGCAGCTCCTCCAGTGTGGTCAACAAGATCATAAACAACATCAGCCTGCAGTGCCACAACATCATCTTGAAGTACGTGGAGGACGACATCGTGGTTTCCATGAATGTGCAGACCCTGAACTTCAGTTCCGCTGGCGAGGACTGGAAGCCCACCATGGTGGACATCCATCCGGTGTCCGTAGTCATGCGCAAGCTGCTGCAGGTCTCCGATCTGACCATCTGCCTGGACAAGCGGAATACCGCCGGCCGGATTGAGGTGTGCCAGGAGCCGGTGCTCTATCGTTGCACCCTGGAGTGCCGAGTGCTCCGCAAATACAACGCCAATACGGTAAGCACCACGAGCACCACACGCATTGGGGTCTTTACCAAGGCACTGGACATCAATGTGTCATCTCTGCAATTCCCCATGGTGATGAGATTAATCAAAATGCTGCTCGAACTGAAGCCAACCGAACTGGAGGAGGATCCTCAGAATCCGGAAGACCAGGAGGCAGTGGCCGAGGGAAACGACGGAGAGCAGAGTGCGGAGCCCTCTGGTCAGAGCATGTTTTGGTGGGCCTGGAACCTGCTGCCCAGTTTCGACAACGAGGCGCCTTCCTCCTCCTGCGACGCTCCTACTGGTCACGCCTTCGATATGGGCATCTACGCCGAGGAGCTGAATTTCCAACTTAAGAACTCGGAGTACTTCACCGATCAGAGCATGGGCGGCATCAAGCGAATACGGTATACGCCAATCCTGCGGATCAGTTTGGGCGGACTCTACTACGAACGTACTCAGTTAAAGGAGTGCGACTGGGCCAATGTCAAGGCGGGCCTCTCCAGCATTTGCATGGAACCGTTGGGCGTTTACCGAAGCGAAGATCCCGTTGACCGTAACTTGATCCATACCCAGGAA TTTTTAGATGAGCGCTCATTCATCGACAAGAGTCTGTTCGACGAGAACTACATGTTCGCCGATCGCTCCTGGTGCAGCTACAACTACGAGGACTACGTGGCCAGGAACACGGATGAGTACATGCTGTTCCGCAGCCCTGTGCTGGCGTTCGACATAATCGAGTACCGGGTGCCGAAGACAAGCAACCATCCCGCGGCGGATGGCCAGCTCAGAGACCTAGGACTTCGGATTCAGTATCGCTTACTGTCCGCCGGAATCACCTTCCACTTTTCGCAGTCCTTTGTGCAggttaaaaatgtaattagcGATTTAATCCGTCCTTACGATTACCCGGGATATCATTCAGAATCGGTGAAGGATGAGGCCGGATCAGGCAGTGTCCCCGAGCAGGAGAACAAGAATGCCGATATGACCATACCGGATTTGGAGTATCTGATGGGGCTGGTGCCCACCTGCAACTACAAAATCGAACTCCGTAACTTAGTCCTGCAGATGTATCCCCGTCAGCAGCAGGAGGCGGCTTCTGCGATGAACCACCACCAACTGACGACCACGGTGAAGCAATCCCTGTTGCCATATCTTCAGCTGAAGATTTCCCTAGTCGAGGGCACAATGTGTGGCCCAGTGAACCCGCTTCGCCTGGTTCAACTGATTAGCCATCTTGAGGAGAAACCCCGGGAGGTGGTCAATGCCTGCTATAATTGCTATAACTTTAATGTGAAAAACTTAACGCTGATGATCCTGAATACCACTTCGGATGGTGACAGGGCCAAGCTTTTAAGCATTCCACGCATGCAGGTGAACTGGAACCGCCTGCTTGCACCTCATCTCTGGCGCAAAAATGAAGCTGCCCTAGAGACGGCAGAAATCAAATCAGAGATCATAACTTTAGAGTTCTCAAAGCGGGAGCTTATACTGGCCAAGCGCTTAATCCCCTTAATCACGAGCTTTAACAGCTCAGAGCTCTGCGATCTGGCCCACATTGTGGCCCATGCCAACGCCCATTCGGATGTCATCAAGCTTCAAAGCTTGGGCACCAAACTAAGCTTGAGTTACCACAAGTATCACACGCATTTGGCTGCCGTGGGCTCTCTTCAAGGTATCCAAACCGATGCCGTCCACACCAAGATGAATGCTCGGAATGTGATTCTATCAACTTCCAAGAATGCAAACAACAAGTGGCTAGAGGTGCAGCTACAGCTTCCTCTGGAGGAGGCCAATACAAAGCAGGAAAAGATGCCCGGTACAGTGCTGTGCCTTTGGCTGGACCCATTCCGAATCACTACGGACATCTACTTACTGCAGTTTCTCAACTTTTCGGATCACAGTGGcaagcaaaaagcaaaagagaAGGGTTTGTA A